In Massilia antarctica, the following are encoded in one genomic region:
- a CDS encoding LuxE/PaaK family acyltransferase, with product MNIKTMHAVQGVCEQRHPFASSAAQESMFVDAMKENINWHQEQSPFYRKLLEMKQFDAATLTSIDDLASIPFVPATFFKSHELLSVARDDIKLHLTSSGTTGQKSQVSFDAWSLSAGQKMIDAVFEHFGWNTPDVKTNYLLYSYETASDSQLGTAHTDNFLCKYAPVASAFYALRRTGAPTTATGGASHEFDVFGCIEKLQQYAAEGLPVRIFGFPAFLFFTLKRMRELGLPPLKLSADSLVFLGGGWKGNADQAIAKHDLYARIHEQLGIPDLRIRDSFGSVEHAVPYAECAHHQFHVPVWSQVIIRDVRTLKPRKFAEAGFLQFLTPYITSVPAQSVLMGDMATLYPGESCACGNERPYFVIHGRAGTSKNKSCAIAAAELLRR from the coding sequence ATGAATATCAAGACTATGCACGCGGTCCAGGGCGTTTGCGAACAACGCCATCCCTTCGCTTCCTCCGCCGCGCAGGAATCGATGTTTGTCGATGCCATGAAGGAAAATATCAACTGGCACCAGGAGCAATCGCCATTTTATCGGAAATTGCTGGAAATGAAACAATTTGATGCCGCCACGCTAACCTCGATCGATGACCTGGCGAGCATCCCCTTTGTTCCGGCGACGTTTTTCAAGTCGCACGAACTTCTTTCGGTTGCGCGCGATGACATCAAGCTGCACCTGACTTCTTCCGGAACCACCGGTCAAAAGTCGCAAGTCTCGTTTGATGCCTGGTCATTGAGCGCCGGGCAAAAGATGATCGACGCGGTCTTCGAGCACTTTGGCTGGAACACGCCGGATGTCAAGACCAACTATCTGCTGTATTCGTATGAAACCGCATCGGATTCGCAACTGGGAACGGCCCACACCGACAATTTCCTGTGCAAGTATGCACCCGTTGCATCGGCATTTTATGCTTTGCGCAGGACCGGCGCGCCAACAACGGCGACCGGCGGCGCTTCGCACGAGTTCGATGTTTTTGGTTGCATCGAAAAGCTGCAACAGTACGCCGCAGAAGGTCTTCCAGTACGCATTTTCGGTTTCCCGGCATTTCTGTTTTTTACACTGAAGCGGATGCGCGAGCTGGGCTTGCCGCCGCTCAAACTCTCCGCCGATTCGCTGGTATTCCTCGGCGGTGGATGGAAAGGCAATGCCGACCAGGCGATCGCCAAACACGATCTGTACGCCCGCATTCACGAGCAGCTTGGCATTCCCGACCTGCGTATCCGCGACAGCTTCGGCTCGGTCGAGCATGCCGTCCCGTACGCGGAGTGCGCACACCACCAATTTCATGTTCCGGTCTGGTCGCAGGTGATCATCCGCGATGTGCGTACCCTGAAACCAAGGAAATTCGCTGAAGCGGGCTTCCTGCAATTTCTCACGCCCTACATCACCTCAGTGCCTGCCCAGAGTGTCTTGATGGGCGACATGGCGACGCTGTATCCCGGCGAATCCTGTGCTTGCGGAAATGAGCGGCCGTATTTCGTCATTCACGGACGGGCTGGAACAAGTAAAAATAAAAGCTGCGCCATTGCGGCGGCTGAACTGTTGAGGCGGTAA
- a CDS encoding MFS transporter translates to MKFSMAVFKDQNSSRLFVGQFISQICDKMMTLGLVWVISQEQSIQMIPWFLAIGALPHLLLASSGGKLVQRIGVLRTLIHTDVLRGMIFLLVGLLWLAYFKHHSLTTLFILTFVSNLLGALFNIAVFTLPGLMPKKELVPQLTAMVDSCFSLGTVVGPAISALLYPWLGLSGLLVLNGLSYLLAAGLEGGIRLDPADPETVESEPANADMAPAIPGRSMFADPLIRFMLSAFFLMNLALTPLMALLPLFVQTRFAGNLAMLAAFEVSIGVGMVAGSLLLSVAEFPLNRGKRAIAGLSAVSLLYLFFGLNHNPVLACLALAGLGLALAVVNVSLLTLFQSRPAPADVPVVMSWVNTISIGALPISMLMVGSLIEKIDLTKMTICLALGLLTISLATAFYREFREI, encoded by the coding sequence ATGAAATTTTCAATGGCAGTATTCAAGGACCAGAATTCATCCAGGCTTTTCGTCGGGCAATTCATTTCACAAATCTGCGACAAGATGATGACCCTCGGCCTGGTCTGGGTTATTTCGCAGGAGCAATCCATACAAATGATACCGTGGTTCCTGGCGATAGGCGCGCTTCCCCATCTGTTGCTGGCCAGCAGTGGGGGCAAGCTGGTGCAAAGAATCGGCGTCCTGAGGACACTGATACATACCGACGTATTAAGGGGCATGATCTTCTTGCTGGTCGGACTGTTGTGGCTCGCCTATTTCAAGCACCATTCGCTGACCACGCTATTTATCCTGACGTTTGTTTCAAATTTGCTTGGCGCGCTGTTCAATATCGCTGTCTTTACGCTGCCCGGGCTCATGCCAAAAAAGGAACTGGTCCCACAGTTGACCGCCATGGTCGATTCCTGCTTTTCCCTGGGGACGGTAGTCGGGCCAGCGATTTCCGCCCTGCTCTATCCTTGGCTTGGTTTGTCGGGTCTGCTTGTATTGAATGGGCTTAGCTATTTGCTGGCGGCAGGGCTGGAAGGGGGAATCCGGCTCGATCCTGCCGATCCGGAAACGGTCGAATCGGAGCCGGCGAATGCCGACATGGCGCCAGCGATACCCGGGCGGTCGATGTTTGCCGATCCCTTGATACGCTTCATGTTGTCGGCATTTTTCCTGATGAATCTTGCGCTGACACCCTTGATGGCCTTGCTCCCCTTGTTTGTCCAGACCCGATTCGCCGGCAATCTTGCCATGCTGGCCGCCTTCGAGGTGTCGATCGGCGTGGGGATGGTGGCGGGAAGTTTGTTGCTTTCGGTCGCGGAATTTCCGCTCAACAGGGGCAAGCGGGCGATCGCCGGCTTGAGCGCCGTGTCCCTGCTCTACCTTTTCTTTGGCTTGAACCACAATCCCGTATTGGCTTGCCTGGCACTGGCTGGCTTGGGGCTGGCACTGGCCGTCGTCAATGTGTCGCTATTGACGCTGTTTCAATCGCGGCCGGCGCCAGCCGATGTCCCCGTGGTCATGAGCTGGGTCAATACGATCAGTATTGGCGCCTTGCCGATATCGATGTTGATGGTGGGAAGCTTGATTGAAAAAATCGATTTGACAAAAATGACGATATGTCTCGCGCTCGGGTTGTTGACGATATCACTGGCCACCGCATTTTATCGGGAATTTAGGGAAATATGA
- a CDS encoding GNAT family N-acetyltransferase, protein MKKYITLRKAIPRDAAQIVDLYQSVYQGDYSDPMMSETARLRAALGRDDYYWIVASIDDRIVGSVVYQHTLTGLAKVFGAVIENDCRGQNLTERMMEFGYAQLRAIAHVEVVYATTRTVSSAPQKLTANLGYRKLGIFPNVHKTSGYETHCLTALFTKSAFDSRFTDFALHPRLRPLFEIVRRECGLPAIPDDWIPHTSAENFSRARSALELELIHAPRLTKRRFDEGKNTLVAQDHHTFFPFQEPNLLISSADQDVEVFCYFSQTDKHCVLIGIHDLCNAGFADIVEKASVILQDLGVRYIEFIIRADESEKIEIAMQAGFIPCAYFPAMHLIGAQRYDFVIFSRSYEILNFRNIRLEGINREYLNQYLQLWKKNSLEPEPACAA, encoded by the coding sequence ATGAAAAAATATATTACCTTAAGAAAAGCCATTCCACGAGATGCCGCTCAGATCGTCGACCTCTACCAAAGCGTCTACCAAGGTGATTACAGTGATCCAATGATGTCGGAGACGGCGCGACTGCGCGCTGCGCTCGGGCGGGATGACTATTACTGGATTGTGGCGTCCATCGATGACCGAATTGTTGGTTCCGTCGTCTATCAGCACACGCTCACCGGGCTTGCCAAAGTCTTTGGCGCAGTCATTGAAAATGACTGTCGCGGACAGAATTTGACGGAACGGATGATGGAATTCGGCTATGCGCAATTGCGCGCCATCGCACATGTCGAAGTCGTCTACGCCACAACCAGAACGGTTTCTTCGGCACCGCAAAAATTGACGGCGAATCTGGGCTACCGAAAACTGGGAATTTTCCCAAATGTTCACAAGACGAGCGGGTATGAAACGCATTGCCTTACGGCATTATTTACGAAAAGCGCGTTCGATTCGCGCTTTACCGATTTTGCCCTGCATCCACGTCTGCGTCCCCTTTTTGAAATAGTCCGGCGCGAATGCGGCTTGCCCGCGATTCCCGACGATTGGATTCCCCATACCAGCGCCGAAAATTTCTCGCGCGCACGCTCCGCGCTGGAACTCGAATTGATCCATGCACCGCGCCTGACCAAGCGCCGTTTTGACGAGGGCAAGAACACGCTGGTGGCGCAAGACCACCATACTTTTTTCCCGTTTCAAGAACCCAATCTGCTGATCAGCTCGGCCGATCAGGACGTGGAGGTTTTCTGTTATTTTTCACAGACGGACAAACATTGCGTGTTGATCGGCATTCACGATTTGTGCAATGCAGGATTCGCCGATATCGTGGAAAAGGCATCGGTAATCTTGCAAGACCTGGGTGTGCGCTATATCGAATTCATTATTCGCGCCGATGAGTCGGAGAAAATAGAAATCGCAATGCAAGCCGGTTTCATTCCCTGCGCCTATTTCCCCGCCATGCATTTGATTGGCGCGCAGCGCTATGATTTCGTCATATTCAGCCGATCTTATGAAATACTGAATTTCAGAAATATCCGCCTGGAAGGCATTAATCGCGAATATTTGAACCAGTATCTGCAACTCTGGAAAAAAAATTCGCTGGAGCCGGAACCGGCGTGCGCAGCGTGA
- a CDS encoding IS4 family transposase, whose protein sequence is MSVLTTLFQDFAARLCSTEFLNDARHSDHPTAFSRCRKLPLPTLVAIMLTGMRMSIQAELDTFFAHLRHQAQLVHEVSEQAFSQARAKLSLTAIPRLNDWLIARAEQDRLVPRWRGLRLVAADASTLRFGLRASHVKRAALADQILFGLFLPGPDLMLAASLHSVHERGERQFLFEHLDRLSPDDLLLLDRGYPCRWLVAVLNQRAIKFCMRVDNDSGFACVRDFMRSSANERIVILRAPDKQDAIDYECPRKPQRVRLVRNVSPTGAQRVLMTNLFDDKLYPADCFGELYHQRWGIEETFKRLKHRLNLEHVTGLTQQAVAQDVAAKIVCDNLQALVALTAHADAELPANKRINHAYAHTALKPLMPILLLGSVIGRKIGALLRGVLGLIAGRTYRHRENLSKPRKQGPKPHKAMSQKNC, encoded by the coding sequence ATGTCCGTTCTGACCACCTTGTTTCAAGACTTCGCCGCCCGACTATGCTCGACAGAATTTCTCAACGACGCACGCCATTCCGATCATCCGACTGCGTTTTCACGCTGTCGCAAATTGCCGTTGCCCACGCTGGTTGCCATCATGCTGACGGGCATGCGCATGAGCATCCAAGCCGAGTTGGACACCTTCTTCGCGCATTTGCGTCACCAAGCTCAGTTGGTCCACGAGGTGTCCGAACAGGCGTTCTCTCAAGCACGCGCCAAGCTGTCGCTGACGGCTATCCCCCGGCTCAACGACTGGCTGATCGCGCGCGCCGAGCAGGATCGGTTAGTGCCGCGCTGGCGCGGTCTTCGCCTGGTCGCAGCCGATGCCTCGACGCTACGTTTCGGTCTGCGCGCTAGTCATGTCAAACGCGCCGCCCTTGCCGATCAAATCCTGTTCGGCCTGTTTCTGCCGGGTCCCGACCTGATGCTCGCCGCCTCCCTGCACAGCGTCCACGAGCGCGGCGAACGGCAGTTTCTGTTTGAACATCTCGACCGGCTTTCCCCGGACGATTTGCTGCTGCTCGATCGCGGCTATCCCTGCCGCTGGCTGGTGGCAGTGTTGAACCAGCGCGCCATCAAGTTCTGCATGCGTGTCGACAACGACAGCGGCTTCGCCTGCGTACGCGATTTCATGCGCTCAAGCGCGAACGAGCGGATCGTCATACTGCGCGCGCCAGACAAGCAGGACGCGATCGACTATGAGTGCCCGCGCAAGCCGCAGCGCGTGCGTCTGGTGCGCAACGTCTCGCCGACTGGCGCGCAGCGCGTTCTGATGACCAACCTGTTCGACGACAAGCTCTACCCGGCTGATTGCTTCGGCGAGCTTTACCACCAGCGCTGGGGCATCGAGGAAACATTCAAACGGCTCAAGCATCGCCTCAATTTGGAACACGTCACAGGATTGACCCAGCAAGCCGTAGCCCAAGATGTTGCCGCCAAAATCGTCTGCGACAATCTGCAGGCCTTGGTTGCGCTGACCGCCCATGCCGACGCCGAATTGCCCGCGAACAAACGCATCAACCACGCCTACGCCCACACCGCGCTCAAGCCGTTGATGCCCATCCTGCTGCTTGGAAGCGTGATCGGACGGAAGATCGGAGCACTGCTACGGGGCGTGCTTGGCTTGATCGCTGGACGGACCTATCGACATCGGGAAAATCTCTCGAAACCACGCAAGCAAGGCCCCAAACCGCACAAGGCAATGAGTCAGAAAAATTGCTGA
- a CDS encoding MFS transporter gives MNSPDTKPRTRAQKLLILGAVLLAALSMPLSFTGPALALPAIGQSLGGSAIALNWVTNAFMLSFGSCLMAAGALADQFGRRRLFILGVGGFALTSLALAFAPTIFWLDVLRALQGVAGAAAFSAGAAALAQEFEGHERTRAFSFLGTSFGLGLAFGPVVSGFLIESLGWRSVFLTGTVIASLALALGWRCMRESRDPDAQGLDWLGAISFTAALTLFTYAVLKAPENGWGDRAVVGLLLASAVLLLAFVAIENMVKRPMLDLSLFRYPRFIGVQFLAAAPAYSYVVLQVLLPVRFIGIEGYSAMEAGRMMIALSAPMLVVPILAGMMTRWISAGMICGVGLLTAAAGLAWLAQCAPGQSASQLVAPLLVIGLGISLPWGLMDALAVSVVPKERAGMAMGIFSTTRVAGEGVALAVVAAMLAGLAQSRLREAGVADVAHALPEAAQRLAMGDLPHALTLLPGAEQSLLVHGYGDAFHILLYILSGITVLSAAMVFGFLTHPSAQDDGHADAPGPQGNVADDGNAALSPAIRKTVG, from the coding sequence ATGAACTCGCCTGACACCAAGCCCCGCACACGGGCCCAAAAACTGTTGATCCTGGGCGCGGTGCTGCTGGCCGCGCTGTCCATGCCGCTGAGCTTCACAGGGCCCGCGCTGGCCTTACCAGCCATCGGGCAGAGCCTGGGCGGCAGCGCCATTGCGCTGAACTGGGTGACCAATGCCTTCATGCTGAGCTTCGGCAGTTGCCTGATGGCGGCCGGTGCCCTGGCCGATCAGTTCGGCCGGCGACGGCTCTTCATCCTCGGGGTGGGCGGCTTCGCGCTCACCTCACTGGCCCTGGCGTTCGCGCCCACTATTTTCTGGCTCGACGTGCTGCGCGCCTTGCAGGGCGTGGCCGGTGCGGCGGCCTTCTCCGCTGGCGCGGCGGCGCTGGCGCAGGAGTTCGAAGGGCACGAACGCACGCGCGCCTTCAGCTTCCTGGGCACCAGCTTCGGGCTGGGGCTGGCCTTCGGGCCAGTGGTCTCGGGCTTCCTGATCGAGAGCCTGGGATGGCGCTCCGTGTTCCTCACCGGCACCGTGATCGCATCGCTGGCGCTGGCCTTGGGCTGGCGCTGCATGCGCGAATCGCGCGATCCGGATGCGCAAGGCCTGGACTGGCTCGGCGCAATCAGCTTCACGGCCGCCTTGACGCTGTTCACCTATGCGGTGCTCAAGGCGCCCGAGAACGGTTGGGGCGATCGTGCCGTCGTCGGCCTGCTGTTGGCATCGGCCGTGCTGCTGCTGGCCTTCGTGGCGATCGAGAACATGGTCAAGCGGCCCATGCTCGATCTGTCCCTGTTCCGCTACCCGCGCTTCATCGGCGTCCAGTTCCTCGCGGCGGCGCCGGCGTATTCCTACGTCGTCCTGCAAGTGCTGCTGCCGGTGCGCTTCATCGGCATCGAAGGCTACAGCGCGATGGAGGCGGGCCGCATGATGATCGCCTTGTCCGCGCCCATGCTGGTGGTGCCCATCCTGGCCGGCATGATGACCCGCTGGATCTCGGCCGGCATGATCTGCGGCGTCGGGCTCTTGACGGCCGCCGCGGGCCTGGCCTGGCTGGCGCAGTGCGCGCCGGGCCAGAGCGCCTCGCAACTGGTGGCGCCACTGCTGGTGATCGGCCTGGGCATCAGCTTGCCCTGGGGCTTGATGGACGCTCTGGCAGTGAGCGTGGTGCCCAAGGAGCGCGCTGGCATGGCCATGGGCATCTTCAGCACCACCCGCGTGGCCGGTGAAGGCGTCGCCCTGGCCGTCGTGGCGGCCATGCTGGCAGGCCTGGCCCAATCGCGCCTGCGTGAAGCAGGGGTGGCCGATGTCGCCCACGCCTTGCCCGAAGCCGCGCAGCGCCTGGCGATGGGCGATCTGCCGCACGCCTTGACCTTGTTGCCCGGCGCCGAACAATCGCTGCTGGTGCACGGCTATGGCGATGCCTTCCATATCCTGCTCTACATCCTCAGCGGCATCACCGTGTTGTCGGCCGCGATGGTGTTCGGCTTTCTGACGCATCCGTCGGCCCAGGACGACGGGCACGCCGATGCGCCAGGGCCGCAGGGCAACGTGGCGGACGACGGCAATGCCGCGCTGTCTCCCGCCATCCGGAAGACCGTGGGCTGA
- a CDS encoding phenylacetate--CoA ligase family protein, whose amino-acid sequence MSMEISREILPSLIAFARKNSPFYGDLYRALPETIHAIEQLPVLSQQAFWEANRLEGGQLLTGPMHDGIVLKSGGTTGNPKFSVFSRTDWNVFVTAFSRGLALGGLQDGDRVANLFYVGELYGSFLFTHKALEECPKRVMQLPIAGATTPDDVYRIITELKATVLAGVPTTMMSLVDYIDKVGGDPAASTVRLILFAGEAMYPDQRARLEACFPGVEIRSIGYASTDAGLLGFADLSCGPNEFRCYDDDALFEIIDEETGSPIVAPGIEGLAVVTALRRHLMPILRYPVGDRARWVDAHGTAHRKFLLRGRSDESARVGPVTLYPEDVRSVLASFPACQGACDFQLLTIHRDGKDGLILRIGNRNADPALSAQIIAAIYEHRPMYGQLLAQGKILPIDIEWVDATALEINPRSGKLKRVIDRRFA is encoded by the coding sequence ATGAGCATGGAAATTAGCCGGGAAATACTTCCCTCACTGATCGCGTTTGCCCGGAAAAATTCGCCATTTTATGGCGATCTTTACCGCGCATTGCCGGAAACGATACACGCGATCGAACAGTTGCCCGTGTTGAGCCAGCAAGCGTTTTGGGAAGCCAACCGTCTGGAGGGTGGGCAATTGCTGACGGGGCCGATGCACGATGGCATCGTCTTGAAGAGTGGCGGAACCACCGGCAACCCCAAGTTCTCGGTGTTCAGCCGGACTGACTGGAATGTGTTTGTCACAGCCTTTTCCCGCGGACTGGCGCTGGGAGGTCTGCAGGATGGCGACCGGGTCGCCAATCTGTTTTATGTCGGCGAATTGTATGGATCGTTCTTGTTTACCCACAAGGCGCTCGAAGAGTGCCCCAAGCGGGTCATGCAACTCCCGATTGCGGGCGCCACGACACCCGACGATGTCTATCGCATTATCACGGAATTGAAGGCCACGGTCTTGGCCGGCGTGCCGACCACAATGATGAGTCTGGTAGATTACATTGACAAGGTGGGGGGCGATCCAGCCGCGTCGACGGTCAGATTGATCCTGTTTGCCGGCGAAGCCATGTATCCCGATCAGCGCGCCAGGTTGGAAGCATGCTTTCCAGGCGTCGAGATCCGCTCCATCGGTTATGCGAGCACCGATGCCGGATTGCTGGGATTCGCCGATCTTTCATGCGGCCCCAATGAATTTCGCTGCTACGATGATGATGCGCTGTTCGAAATTATCGATGAAGAAACGGGCTCGCCCATCGTCGCGCCGGGCATCGAAGGGCTGGCCGTGGTCACGGCCCTGCGGCGCCATTTGATGCCGATCCTGCGCTATCCGGTCGGTGACAGGGCCAGGTGGGTCGATGCCCACGGTACGGCGCATCGCAAGTTTCTGTTACGGGGACGTTCCGATGAATCGGCCAGGGTCGGCCCGGTCACGCTGTATCCGGAAGATGTAAGGTCGGTACTGGCGTCGTTTCCGGCTTGCCAGGGCGCCTGCGATTTTCAATTGCTGACCATCCATCGTGACGGAAAGGATGGGTTGATACTGCGGATCGGCAATCGCAATGCCGATCCGGCGCTCAGCGCGCAGATCATCGCTGCGATCTACGAGCATCGCCCCATGTATGGTCAATTGCTGGCGCAAGGCAAGATCCTGCCCATCGACATAGAATGGGTGGATGCGACGGCGCTGGAAATCAATCCCCGCTCGGGAAAGCTCAAGCGCGTGATCGATCGTCGCTTTGCCTGA
- a CDS encoding acyl-CoA reductase: protein MENMNKQHLWQGEWIGDQELASRIGDIQSLVARQMACELDIETVLAAGDLLGKNIREKSAIFTELKNCLSGTGQLTSDEIGLALLEIADVLRRENLEKKLIRELGSSNPLLACRTQFDDAIFEAWAPLGFLVHISPQNAFTVGPMSVLEGLLSGNLNFLKTSPQESSFPQILLHALGKCDPSAQLEKFIIVATMSSKRKDLLEPVFAGADGIAAWGGEESIQSIRAMAPASVRIVEWGHKISLAFLSMEAAQDPHTLKQLAMECCLMEQQACSSPQCVYLDTSDWNELQRFGERLADALTLVAHELPRQLPDTASAGEIALVSECHRLEACLGNARLIEAPDGGWRIYIDDHAALAASPLYRSIWVKPLPRTDIIRVLRPMRNYLQTVAICCKLSEMHPLSRSFLRAGAIRIRRIGEMTGGYPGEPHDGVYALQRYCRRVSLQLPHEAQGISNFDELRKFPPLQWDPVPAMTAKEQFQSVPADPAQAHLFFKSGGSTGEPKLSTFSYQQYHEHIRLGAEGLYAAGFDPLGDRAMNLFFGGGLYGGFISFFSALEQLGAIQFPMAAHGDTRMVAQEIVKNKVNVLLGMPSYILQLFEKEADILSAYRGVKKIYYGGEHFSPAQRHYLHQSFQVDVIRSAAYGSVDIGPIGFQCEHSDGGVHHLQQQLQYLEILKMDEDRAVQGEEVGRLVFTPRMLSVNKPLRYEIGDVGHWIADPDGICACGRAAPRFRLLGRTGDICRIGSTFLNYQEFIRILATHFAYAGEAQLILAQAEIKEKVILVISDSERLPALRCREIFLENYMDLQEAVLTDETLLFEVQAVGIDEFHRTAGSGKLIRVLDRRAR, encoded by the coding sequence ATGGAAAATATGAACAAGCAACACCTCTGGCAAGGCGAGTGGATCGGCGATCAAGAACTGGCCAGCAGGATCGGCGATATACAATCGTTGGTGGCCCGGCAAATGGCGTGCGAACTCGATATCGAGACGGTGCTGGCAGCCGGGGATTTACTCGGGAAAAATATCAGGGAAAAATCGGCTATTTTTACCGAATTGAAGAACTGCTTGTCTGGCACCGGTCAATTGACGTCGGACGAAATCGGTCTGGCCTTGCTTGAAATAGCCGATGTCTTGCGCCGTGAGAATCTGGAAAAGAAGCTGATCCGTGAACTCGGTTCCAGCAATCCCTTGCTCGCTTGCCGCACCCAATTCGACGATGCGATCTTCGAAGCGTGGGCGCCGTTGGGTTTCCTGGTCCACATCTCACCGCAAAATGCCTTCACGGTCGGGCCGATGAGCGTGCTCGAAGGATTGCTTTCTGGAAATCTTAACTTTCTCAAGACGAGTCCGCAAGAGAGTTCCTTCCCCCAGATCTTGTTACATGCCTTGGGCAAGTGCGATCCGAGCGCCCAGCTTGAGAAATTCATCATCGTGGCGACAATGTCGTCGAAGCGAAAAGATCTGTTGGAGCCGGTATTTGCCGGGGCCGATGGCATTGCCGCCTGGGGCGGTGAGGAGTCGATTCAATCGATACGCGCCATGGCCCCTGCCAGCGTGCGCATCGTCGAGTGGGGACACAAGATATCGTTGGCATTTCTTTCCATGGAAGCTGCCCAGGATCCCCATACCCTGAAACAACTCGCCATGGAATGCTGCCTGATGGAACAGCAAGCCTGTTCCAGTCCGCAATGCGTCTATCTCGACACGTCGGACTGGAATGAATTGCAGCGCTTTGGCGAGCGGCTTGCCGATGCCTTGACCTTGGTGGCGCACGAACTGCCACGCCAGTTGCCCGATACCGCCAGTGCCGGCGAAATTGCTTTGGTCAGCGAGTGTCACAGGCTCGAAGCGTGCCTCGGCAATGCTCGCCTCATCGAAGCACCAGATGGCGGGTGGCGCATTTACATCGACGACCATGCGGCGCTGGCGGCATCGCCGCTGTACCGCAGCATCTGGGTCAAGCCCTTGCCGCGCACCGACATCATCCGGGTCTTGCGGCCCATGCGCAACTATCTGCAAACAGTGGCGATCTGTTGCAAACTCTCGGAAATGCATCCGCTGTCGCGCTCTTTCTTGCGTGCGGGGGCGATCCGTATCCGGCGTATTGGCGAAATGACGGGAGGATACCCCGGCGAGCCGCATGACGGTGTCTATGCGTTGCAACGCTATTGCCGCAGAGTGAGCTTGCAGTTGCCCCATGAAGCGCAGGGGATTTCCAATTTCGATGAGTTGAGAAAATTCCCTCCGCTGCAGTGGGACCCGGTTCCGGCCATGACCGCCAAGGAGCAGTTCCAGTCGGTGCCGGCCGATCCTGCCCAAGCCCATCTTTTCTTCAAGTCGGGCGGTAGCACGGGCGAACCAAAACTGTCGACGTTCAGCTACCAGCAATACCATGAGCATATCCGGCTCGGTGCCGAGGGTTTGTACGCGGCGGGCTTTGATCCGCTCGGCGACCGGGCGATGAATCTGTTCTTTGGCGGGGGGCTCTACGGTGGCTTCATCAGCTTTTTTTCGGCACTCGAACAGTTGGGCGCCATCCAGTTCCCCATGGCGGCCCATGGCGATACCCGCATGGTCGCCCAGGAAATCGTCAAGAACAAGGTGAATGTCTTGCTCGGCATGCCATCGTATATTCTGCAACTGTTTGAAAAGGAAGCTGACATTCTCTCCGCCTATCGGGGAGTCAAGAAGATCTATTATGGCGGAGAACATTTCAGTCCCGCCCAGCGACATTATCTGCACCAGTCCTTCCAGGTCGATGTGATACGCTCGGCCGCCTATGGCAGCGTCGATATCGGTCCGATCGGCTTCCAGTGCGAACATAGCGATGGCGGCGTCCACCATCTTCAGCAACAGCTTCAATACCTCGAAATATTGAAAATGGATGAAGATCGAGCGGTGCAAGGCGAGGAAGTCGGCCGATTGGTTTTCACGCCGCGCATGTTGTCGGTCAATAAGCCATTGCGCTACGAAATCGGCGATGTCGGCCACTGGATCGCCGATCCGGATGGCATTTGCGCCTGCGGCAGGGCCGCGCCGCGCTTTCGACTGCTGGGACGGACGGGGGATATTTGTCGGATCGGTTCCACTTTCCTCAATTATCAGGAATTCATCCGTATCCTGGCGACGCACTTCGCCTATGCGGGCGAAGCGCAGCTGATCCTGGCGCAAGCCGAGATCAAGGAAAAGGTCATCTTGGTGATTTCCGATTCGGAGCGCTTGCCAGCGCTGCGTTGCCGAGAGATTTTCCTGGAAAACTACATGGATTTGCAGGAAGCCGTGCTGACCGATGAAACGCTGCTGTTTGAAGTGCAAGCGGTGGGAATCGATGAATTCCACAGGACTGCGGGAAGCGGAAAATTGATTCGTGTGCTGGACCGGAGAGCGCGTTGA